The following coding sequences are from one Lolium rigidum isolate FL_2022 chromosome 6, APGP_CSIRO_Lrig_0.1, whole genome shotgun sequence window:
- the LOC124667761 gene encoding leucine-rich repeat extensin-like protein 4 isoform X2: MRLAALLLLALLAAAGAGGGAAALDFSGDGGGEDGARTAPVEVDPSWRFPSRNIRDAYIALQTWKRYAIFSDPYDLTADWAGPAVCNYTGVYCAPLPTAPAVLAVAGLDLNHGDIAGYLPPELGLLADLALLHLNSNRLCGVLPRTLRRLRLLHELDLSNNRLVGKFPDVVLDLPSLRFLDLRFNEFEGAVPAELFDRPLDAIFLNHNRFRFRIPDNVGNSPASALVLAHNDFAGCLPASVANMSGTLNELLLINTGLSSCLPPEIGRLRELTVLDVSFNKIVGPLPREVAGLRKLEQLDVAHNLLSGPIPQAVCALPRLKNFTFAYNFFTAEPPACARVVPRDSDRSNCLPNRPTQRAPRQCAAFYSRPPANCAAFQCKPFVPASPPPPPYYPGPLPPVSHASYGSPPPPPYNPDPWPPVTWAEYGSPPPPLRQ; this comes from the exons ATGAGGCTCGCCGCGCTACTCCTGctcgccctcctcgccgccgccggcgccggcggcggggccGCGGCGCTGgacttctccggcgacggcgggggcgaGGACGGCGCCCGGACGGCGCCGGTGGAGGTGGATCCATCCTGGCGCTTCCCGAGCCGCAACATCCGGGACGCCTACATCGCGCTGCAGACCTGGAAGCGCTACGCCATCTTCTCCGACCCTTACGACCTCACCGCCGACTGGGCCGGCCCGGCGGTCTGCAACTACACGGGCGTCTACTGCGCGCCGCTCCCCACCGCCCCGGcggtcctcgccgtcgccggcctcgACCTCAACCACGGCGACATCGCGGGGTACCTGCCCCCCGAGCTCGGCCTGCTCGCCGACCTCGCGCTGCTCCACCTCAACTCCAACCGCCTCTGCGGCGTGCTCCCGCGCACGctgcgccgcctccgcctcctccacgagcTCGACCTCAGCAACAACCGCCTCGTCGGCAAGTTCCCCGACGTCGTCCTCGACCTCCCCTCCCTCCGCTTCCTCGACCTCCGCTTCAACGAGTTCGAGGGCGCCGTGCCCGCCGAGCTCTTCGACCGCCCGCTCGACGCCATCTTCCTCAACCACAACCGCTTCCGCTTCCGGATCCCGGATAACGTCGGCAACTCGCCCGCCTCCGCGCTCGTCCTCGCGCACAACGACTTCGCCGGATGCCTCCCCGCCAGCGTCGCCAACATGTCCGGTACCCTCAACGAGCTCCTGCTCATCAATACCGGGCTCAGCTCATGCCTCCCGCCGGAGATCGGACGCCTAAGGGAGCTCACCGTGCTCGATGTCAGCTTTAACAAGATCGTCGGCCCGCTGCCGCGGGAGGTGGCGGGGCTCAGGAAGCTGGAGCAGCTCGACGTCGCGCACAACCTGCTCTCCGGCCCCATCCCGCAGGCCGTCTGCGCCCTGCCGCGCCTCAAGAACTTCACATTCGCCTACAACTTCTTCACCGCCGAGCCGCCCGCGTGCGCGCGCGTCGTGCCCCGGGACAGCGACCGGAGCAACTGCCTGCCCAACCGTCCCACCCAGCGGGCGCCGCGGCAGTGCGCCGCCTTCTACTCCCGCCCGCCCGCCAATTGCGCGGCGTTCCAATGCAAGCCGTTCGTCCCggcctc tccaccaccaccaccctatTACCCCGGCCCATTGCCACCGGTCTCACATGCTTCATATggatcaccaccaccgccaccctaTAATCCCGACCCATGGCCACCAGTTACCTGGGCAGAATATggatcaccgccgccgcctctaCGGCAGTGA
- the LOC124667761 gene encoding leucine-rich repeat extensin-like protein 4 isoform X1 — MRLAALLLLALLAAAGAGGGAAALDFSGDGGGEDGARTAPVEVDPSWRFPSRNIRDAYIALQTWKRYAIFSDPYDLTADWAGPAVCNYTGVYCAPLPTAPAVLAVAGLDLNHGDIAGYLPPELGLLADLALLHLNSNRLCGVLPRTLRRLRLLHELDLSNNRLVGKFPDVVLDLPSLRFLDLRFNEFEGAVPAELFDRPLDAIFLNHNRFRFRIPDNVGNSPASALVLAHNDFAGCLPASVANMSGTLNELLLINTGLSSCLPPEIGRLRELTVLDVSFNKIVGPLPREVAGLRKLEQLDVAHNLLSGPIPQAVCALPRLKNFTFAYNFFTAEPPACARVVPRDSDRSNCLPNRPTQRAPRQCAAFYSRPPANCAAFQCKPFVPASPPPPSPPPPSPPPPSPSPPPPSPPPPSPPPPSPPPPSPPPPKPVHHPPPPPKPVHHPPPPPKPVHHPPPPPPAPHPHPSCPPPPPCACPPPPPYYPGPLPPVSHASYGSPPPPPYNPDPWPPVTWAEYGSPPPPLRQ; from the coding sequence ATGAGGCTCGCCGCGCTACTCCTGctcgccctcctcgccgccgccggcgccggcggcggggccGCGGCGCTGgacttctccggcgacggcgggggcgaGGACGGCGCCCGGACGGCGCCGGTGGAGGTGGATCCATCCTGGCGCTTCCCGAGCCGCAACATCCGGGACGCCTACATCGCGCTGCAGACCTGGAAGCGCTACGCCATCTTCTCCGACCCTTACGACCTCACCGCCGACTGGGCCGGCCCGGCGGTCTGCAACTACACGGGCGTCTACTGCGCGCCGCTCCCCACCGCCCCGGcggtcctcgccgtcgccggcctcgACCTCAACCACGGCGACATCGCGGGGTACCTGCCCCCCGAGCTCGGCCTGCTCGCCGACCTCGCGCTGCTCCACCTCAACTCCAACCGCCTCTGCGGCGTGCTCCCGCGCACGctgcgccgcctccgcctcctccacgagcTCGACCTCAGCAACAACCGCCTCGTCGGCAAGTTCCCCGACGTCGTCCTCGACCTCCCCTCCCTCCGCTTCCTCGACCTCCGCTTCAACGAGTTCGAGGGCGCCGTGCCCGCCGAGCTCTTCGACCGCCCGCTCGACGCCATCTTCCTCAACCACAACCGCTTCCGCTTCCGGATCCCGGATAACGTCGGCAACTCGCCCGCCTCCGCGCTCGTCCTCGCGCACAACGACTTCGCCGGATGCCTCCCCGCCAGCGTCGCCAACATGTCCGGTACCCTCAACGAGCTCCTGCTCATCAATACCGGGCTCAGCTCATGCCTCCCGCCGGAGATCGGACGCCTAAGGGAGCTCACCGTGCTCGATGTCAGCTTTAACAAGATCGTCGGCCCGCTGCCGCGGGAGGTGGCGGGGCTCAGGAAGCTGGAGCAGCTCGACGTCGCGCACAACCTGCTCTCCGGCCCCATCCCGCAGGCCGTCTGCGCCCTGCCGCGCCTCAAGAACTTCACATTCGCCTACAACTTCTTCACCGCCGAGCCGCCCGCGTGCGCGCGCGTCGTGCCCCGGGACAGCGACCGGAGCAACTGCCTGCCCAACCGTCCCACCCAGCGGGCGCCGCGGCAGTGCGCCGCCTTCTACTCCCGCCCGCCCGCCAATTGCGCGGCGTTCCAATGCAAGCCGTTCGTCCCggcctcgccgccaccgccatccccgcccccaccatcacctcctccaccctcgccatctccaccgccaccatcaccacctccGCCTTCACCTCCGCCGCCATCCCCGCCTCCGCCATCACCTCCGCCACCAAAGCCAGTCCACCATCCACCACCGCCGCCTAAGCCAGTCCACCATCCACCACCGCCGCCTAAGCCAGtccaccacccgccgccgccccctcccgcCCCGCATCCGCATCCATCATGCCCACCCCCGCCACCCTGTGCctgtccaccaccaccaccctatTACCCCGGCCCATTGCCACCGGTCTCACATGCTTCATATggatcaccaccaccgccaccctaTAATCCCGACCCATGGCCACCAGTTACCTGGGCAGAATATggatcaccgccgccgcctctaCGGCAGTGA